CCGCCGACCAGGCGCGCGGCAAGACCACCGACCCCGCCGCGGCAGACTCCGCGCGCACCGGCAAGGCGAGCACCAACAGCACCTCGCCCGCCGGCGCCGAAGCGGGCCGCACCGCCCCCGCCACCGCCTCCCCTGCGGTCCGCACGCCGTAACCGCGGGAGCGCATCAGTCTGCCCTCGACGTGAACGGCCAGGGAAGACGGGATAATGAACGGAGGGCCCGCGGGACGGTTTCCGCGGGCCCTTCGTTTCATCCCGCCAGATCGTGTGCGGAGCGACATCGCCGAAGCGGCGATGCAGCAACACTTGCATCTGCTCGGGTGTGCGAAGCTCGTGGACGAATCGCCGTCAGCGGGACGCGGGCTACTCTGTCGCGGCAGTGAACCTCACCACGATCCATCCTACCCGCCAACGCGCTTCTGGTCTCCCCTCCCCCAGGCAGTTTTGGGGGAGGGGCCGGGGGAGGGGGCCCTCTCCCCGCCCCAAAACCAGCAAGGCCGCACCTCTCGATGCGGCCCCGCTCGTCCATCATCCATCCATCTCCCGCGTCTACCGACCTGCCGAACGTCGGCGGATGCGAGACGGCTACGGGTTTCCGGCGCCGTTGTTGAAGTCGACCTTGGGGGCCTGGTCGGACCCGGCGGGGGCCTGGTACGGCTCCTTGCGCTGGGCGCCCGTGGCCTTCGCGGTCATGGCCTGCGGGAAGGAACGGATGTACGTGTTGTACTGTCGCACGGCCTCGTTGTAGTCCTGGCGCGCGTTGGCGATGCGGTTCTCGCTCTCGGCCAGCTGGTCCTGCAGCGCGGTGAAGTTCGCCGTCGCCTTGAGCTGCGGGTACGCCTCGACCGCGATGTTGAGGTAGGTGCCGATCTGCCGCGTCACGGCCGCGTCGGCGGCGGACATCTGCTTCACGTCCTTGCTCTGCACCGCCTGGCTCACCTGCTGCTGCGCCTGCGTGAGCCCGGCCTGCGCCTGCTGCACCTGCCCGGCGCGCGCCTTCGCGACGTCGGTGAACGTGCCGCGCTCGAAGTTGGCCGCGCCCTGCACCGTGGCGACCATGTTGGGAATGAGCTGGTTACGCGCGGTGAGCTGCACGCCGATGTTGGACTTGGCGGCCTCGGCCTTCTCGTCCAGACCTTGGATCTGGTTGTACCCGCACCCGGCGAGCGAAAGGGTCAGGCCGAGCGCCGTCACGATCTTCTGAAGCCGCATTGGTCCTCTCCGAGATGTCGGTTGATTATGGGTCGTGCCTCGCCGCCGGCCGCATCGCGTGCGCCGGGCGGCCTCTACAGCCCGCTACGCCGGAAGGCGGTCCACGAAGTCCACCACGCGCCCTACGCCGTCCAGGTAGCCCACCACCTCGGGCGAGTCGGCGCCAGGCTTCAGCTCCTCGCCCGAGCGGCGGGCGGCCAGGATGCGCAGCATGGGCGCCGCGTCGAACCCCACGCGCGCCGCCGTCTTCCGCACCACCTGCTCCGGGTCGTGCACGCCCTCCTCGCCCGCCAGGCGCAGCACCGTGCGGAAGAGCACCAGGAAGGTGCTGAGCGACCGCTTCACCAGCGCCCCCAGCTCCTCCGGCGTGCCGGACGAGACGAGGTACGCCTGCCGGAGCTGGATGTACTTGCCCTTCAGCTCGTTCTCGCACTGGAGCCGCAGGTCGGCCGGGTCGATGGTCACTCCGTCGAACGGGTCGGCGCCGCGAAGCACGTGGTGCGCGTCGCGGATGTCGGCCAGCTCGATGGGGAAGACGTCCGCCGAGCGCCGCCACTCCTCCGCCCCCAGCACCATCGGCGGGGGGTTGCCCCCCGCCGCCCACTCGCGCGCCAGCGCCGAGCCCCGCCGCAGCGCCGCGGCGGACGTGTCGCGCAGCAGCACCAGCACGTTCAGGTCCGAGACGCCCTCGTGGAAGTGGCCGCGCGCCGCCGACCCGTACAGCACGGCCGAGACGAGCTCGCCGCCGTACACCCGCTCCAGCTCGGCCGCGAACTTCTCGGCCCGCTCCATCTCTTTGCCCATCAACGCGCTCCGTGGTCGCTGGTCACCAGCTTCTGCCCGCACCGCCTCCGCCTCCGCCACCCCCGCCGAAACCACCGAACCCTCCGCCTCCGCCGAACCCGCCACCCCCGAAGCCGCCGCCTCCGAACCCGCCGCCGCCGCCCATGGGGAACGGCAGGATGACGGGGAAGCCGCCGCGCCGCCGCCTACGCCCGCCTCCCCCGCCGCCGCCGCGGAAGAAGAAGAGGATCACGACGATGACCATGATGATGAGGCGGAACGGGATGCCGCCGCCGCCACCGCGCCCCACCGGCATCGGCTGGGTCTGCACGCGCGGCGCCGGGGCAGGAGAGGCCCCCGGGCTCGTGAGCTGGAAGTGGAACTCCTTGGCGTACTCCCGCGCCACGGCCACCGCGCCCTGGTACAGCCCGGTCCCGAAGTCGCCCGCGCGGTACGCGGGGAGCATGTACTGGTCCTGGATGCGGCCCGCCACCGCCGCGGGGATGAAGGTGTTCGCCCCGTAGCCCACCTCGATCTTGGACTCGTGCTCCTTGGGCACGAGCAGGATCACGGTGCCGCTGTTGTTGTGGGGATCGCCGGGCTTGTTGGTCTTGCCTCCCACGCCCCAGTCCCGCAGGATCTGAAGGCCCACCTCGTCGCGCGTGTGCCCGCCGAGCGTGGGCAGGGTGACGACGGCGATCTGGCCGCCGCCGCTCTTGTCGCGCACCTCCTGCAGCACGGCGGCGATCTGCCGCTCCTGCGCGTCGGGGATGACGTTGGCGAAGTCGTTGACCAGGCCCGTGGGCGCGGGAATCGCGAGCTTGCCGCCCTGCGCCCCCGCGGGAACGGCGGCGAGCACGAGCATTGCTGTTGCGGCCAGCAGCCGCGCGGCGGCCGTGGTCCGGAAGCGCCCGGCTTGTCCGCCCCGCGGCGCGTCCATAGGTTGCCTCGTTTCCCTGTCCAGTCCAGCCTCCGGAGCTGCTAGATGAAGCCTGCGTTGGTGCCGCTGCTGTTCGCGTCTTGCGTCGCGCTCGCCGCCTGCGGGAAGCCCAAGGTGGTGGTGCGCGCGACGCTGGGCGCCGACGGGCCCATCTCGGACCTGCCGGTTCGCCTGCTGCCCTACGACCGCACGGCCATTTTGGATTCGCTGGGACGCCTGATGAAGACCCCCGAGCCCGCGATTCCGCAGGAACTGATCCAGCAGCTCCAAAGCTTAGACGCCGAGCAGGAAGCGGTCAAGCAACGGGGAGACACCGCCGTGACCCGCTGGGACGCCGCGCGCCGGGCCCTGAGCGCCCGCGCCGAGGCCATCCGCGCCGCCCGCCAGGCGTGGGCCGCCAAGGCGTACGCCAAGTTCGACAGCGCCGTCATCAAACGTACCGCGAACACCGGCTACACGGAGAAGGTCGACACCACCGACGCCGCCGGCCATGCGGCGATGACGGGCGACGAGGGCAAGTGGTGGGTCGTGGCGCGCTACACGCTGCCGTACAGCGAGCTGGAGTGGTCCATCCCCGTCACGCTCCAGAAGAAGGGCCAGGACAGCGTCGTCGTCGTCCTGGACCGCTCCAAAGCGAAGGTCGAGCCGTTCCTCTGACCCGCATCGCTCCCGCGGCCGGACGTCGGTTGCGCGGACGGGAGATGCGGGGCGGTTCGGTAGATAGGGGATGTGGATTGAGAAGGCACGGCGGATTGATGGGATGCAGTGCATCTCCCGAAAAGCGCGTGCGACACCACGAAGGCAACGGAGCGGAGATGTTCAAGCAGAGCTCGGGAGCGGAGTTCGAGGAGCAGTCCGAGGGCGGCACGCGCTACCTCTTCTCGCTGGACCACTTCGACTTCACCGACGCGCTGGGCGACGGCGGCGCCATGCGCCACTTCGTCGTCCACACCGGCGCAACGGAGGACGACGCCAGCTACTTCGAGGCCGACCAGGCCACGATGTACGAGTTCATGGCGCGCTACCTGGCCGGCGAGTACGAGAAGAACGAGTACGGCATGACCCGCTCGCCCGCGCACGAGGCGCTGCTGGACACGCTGGAGATCGCCGCCGCCCGCGCCCGCGCCGGGGAGTCCGACTTCGCGCTCGACGACCTGGACGTCAGCGACGAGCTGGACGAGGCCGGCTGGGACGACGAAGACGCCGGCGGAGCCGGGATATCGGACGGAGAGGGCGAGCGGACGGCGTAAGATCCTGCCCGCCACTCCGCATCTTCCATCCCGACCCTACCGCGTTCCGCCGACAG
The genomic region above belongs to Longimicrobiaceae bacterium and contains:
- a CDS encoding LemA family protein, giving the protein MRLQKIVTALGLTLSLAGCGYNQIQGLDEKAEAAKSNIGVQLTARNQLIPNMVATVQGAANFERGTFTDVAKARAGQVQQAQAGLTQAQQQVSQAVQSKDVKQMSAADAAVTRQIGTYLNIAVEAYPQLKATANFTALQDQLAESENRIANARQDYNEAVRQYNTYIRSFPQAMTAKATGAQRKEPYQAPAGSDQAPKVDFNNGAGNP
- a CDS encoding nucleotidyltransferase domain-containing protein, yielding MGKEMERAEKFAAELERVYGGELVSAVLYGSAARGHFHEGVSDLNVLVLLRDTSAAALRRGSALAREWAAGGNPPPMVLGAEEWRRSADVFPIELADIRDAHHVLRGADPFDGVTIDPADLRLQCENELKGKYIQLRQAYLVSSGTPEELGALVKRSLSTFLVLFRTVLRLAGEEGVHDPEQVVRKTAARVGFDAAPMLRILAARRSGEELKPGADSPEVVGYLDGVGRVVDFVDRLPA
- a CDS encoding TPM domain-containing protein, yielding MDAPRGGQAGRFRTTAAARLLAATAMLVLAAVPAGAQGGKLAIPAPTGLVNDFANVIPDAQERQIAAVLQEVRDKSGGGQIAVVTLPTLGGHTRDEVGLQILRDWGVGGKTNKPGDPHNNSGTVILLVPKEHESKIEVGYGANTFIPAAVAGRIQDQYMLPAYRAGDFGTGLYQGAVAVAREYAKEFHFQLTSPGASPAPAPRVQTQPMPVGRGGGGGIPFRLIIMVIVVILFFFRGGGGGGGRRRRRGGFPVILPFPMGGGGGFGGGGFGGGGFGGGGGFGGFGGGGGGGGGAGRSW